A single region of the Mugil cephalus isolate CIBA_MC_2020 chromosome 4, CIBA_Mcephalus_1.1, whole genome shotgun sequence genome encodes:
- the pfdn5 gene encoding prefoldin subunit 5: MAVNLTTLSLTQLEALKSQLDRDIEFLTCSIGQFKVVQTKYVEAKDSLNVLNKNNKGKELLVPLTSSMYVPGTLSDVEHVLVNVGTGYYVEKNVEDSKAFFKRKIDFLTKQIEKIQPTLQEKHGMKQAVVEVMNVKIQQLQPGQQGSQMVGTTKAQ; the protein is encoded by the exons ATGGCGGTGAATCTCACAACCCTCTCTCTGACTCAGTTAGAGGCACTGAAATCCCAACTAGACCGG GATATCGAGTTCTTGACGTGTTCAATAGGCCAGTTCAAAGTTGTCCAGACCAAGTACGTTGAAGCAAAAGATAGTTTGAATGtcctgaacaaaaacaataaag gaaAGGAACTGCTTGTGCCTCTTACCAGTTCT ATGTATGTGCCTGGGACATTAAGTGACGTGGAACACGTTTTAGTGAATGTGGGAACTGGATACTATGTTGAAAAG AATGTGGAAGACTCAAAGGCATTCTTCAAGCGCAAAATAGACTTCCTCACAAAGCAGATAGAGAAAATTCAGCCCACCCTTCAAGAAAAACATGGCATGAAACAAG CTGTGGTTGAAGTAATGAATGTGAAGATCCAGCAGTTACAGCCAGGCCAACAAGGATCGCAGATGGTTGGGACCACCAAGGCCCAATGA
- the larp4ab gene encoding la-related protein 4 isoform X2, with translation MVTTKGAGLNPNAKVWQEIPAQQNDIPGGTEDSPWLQSYPHTAEIHDGYSDSPSSGGKGYDTEYLDSTADTVPLPIGIVNEMEQPDLGYLVFDSHCEATIDNNMSKEEPVSEETLREALKKRLEFCFSRENLSKDLYLISQMDSDQFVPIWTIACMEDIKALTTDMDLILDVLRASPMVQVDTTGEKVRPNHSRCIIILREVAETTPVEEVEALFKSENCPKVLSVEFAHNSNWYITFQSDMDALQAYRYLREEVKMFQGKPIMARIKAINTFFGKNSFRSMDSSVYSSQPAQSQSQSQYGSPVYMQQMFNPQQQYPVYPVVSPSWNTSVMPYFETPLAPFPNSAYMNGYSTPGNYKANSNLINPLRPSSRNRNHVKGHPRSGGDVPSTLAQGPLLDSTSGPLSPQALQMSGTPTGTTPQSLASFNLKDTSPVATTPSGDLSGVGRGRRVSQRGMRRKREDEHTTQRPVPVMEAKAPPPKFDLAASNFPPLPGSVVSMQEESTAELRLSDVVRGLKVTTKPVSQDVNANILESPESKLNPVTTTAKPAASFVLQVVTPAVSSDCPPIKEGDKNEPSVPKDIIPSTQPVSPTTSEHAPSTCGQTVPTLSPSLSPPSPTSEPGLRKLSYAEVCQKLAKDPPPAPAPSASPPASSDSQPLQELKVNRVEEPRPNSKRTADKTEKPGDKRPPRQPLRPFRGATGQARAGGAGLKIREQQRGLNSGKRFSPQRGARRSGKEQNIPPRSPK, from the exons ATG GTTACCACAAAGGGAGCGGGTTTGAACCCTAATGCCAAAGTTTGGCAAGAGATCCCTGCCCAACAGAATGACATCCCAGGAGGAACAGAGGATTCTCCGTGGCTGCAGTCGTACCCTCATACTGCTGAGATACATGATG GTTACTCAGACAGTCCCTCTTCAGGAGGTAAAGGATACGACACAGAGTACCTGGACAGCACTGCTGACACTGTACCTTTACCCATTGGCATTGTGAATGAAATGGAGCAGCCTGATTTGGGTTACTTAGTTTTTGACTCCCATTGTGAAGCTACCATTGATAATAACATGTCCAAGGAAGAACCAGTGTCTGAAGAGACTCTGAGGGAAGCTTTAAAGAAACGACTTGAGTTCTGCTTTTCAAG AGAGAACCTATCTAAGGACCTTTACCTGATATCCCAGATGGACAGTGATCAGTTTGTGCCTATCTGGACTATTGCGTGCATGGAGGACATCAAAGCCCTTACAACTGACATGGACCTCATTCTGGACGTACTGCGAG cttccCCCATGGTGCAAGTTGATACAACTGGTGAGAAGGTTCGGCCAAACCACAGTCGCTGCATTATTATTCTCAGAGAAGTGGCTGAGACTACCCCAGTTGAG GAAGTCGAGGCTCTTTTTAAGAGTGAAAACTGTCCAAAAGTATTGAGTGTGGAGTTTGCACACAACAGCAACTGGTATATAACATTTCAGTCAGATATGGATGCACTACAG GCTTACAGATACTTGAGAGAGGAGGTCAAAATGTTCCAGGGGAAACCAATCATG GCCCGCATTAAGGCCATTAACACGTTCTTTGGAAAGAATAGCTTCCGTAGCATGGATTCAAGTGTCTACTCGAGTCAGCCTGCCCAGTCACAGTCCCAGTCCCAGTATGGCTCTCCAGTCTACATGCAGCAGATGTTCAACCCTCAACAGCAGTATCCAGTTTATCCTGTAGTGTCTCCCTCCTGGAACACTTCAGTTATGCCATACTTTGAAACACCACTG GCGCCTTTCCCTAACTCTGCCTACATGAATGGCTACAGCACTCCCGGTAACTACAAAGCAAACTCAAACTTGATCAACCCTCTGCGCCCTAGTAGCAGGAACCG AAATCATGTTAAGGGACACCCAAGGTCTGGTGGTGATGTCCCTTCCACTTTGGCCCAAGGCCCTCTGTTGGATTCCACATCCGGTCCCTTGAGTCCTCAGGCTCTCCAAATGTCTGGGACACCGACTGGCACCACACCACAGTCTCTCGCCTCCTTCAACCTTAAAGACACTTCTCCAGTAGCCACCACACCCAGTGGGGATCTGAGTGGGGTTGGACGAGGAAG GAGAGTCAGCCAGAGAGGcatgaggagaaaaagagaagatgaaCACACCACG CAGAGGCCTGTCCCAGTGATGGAGGCCAAGGCACCACCTCCTAAGTTTGACCTCGCTGCATCCAATTTTCCTCCTTTGCCGGGATCTGTGGTCAGTATGCAGGAAGAAAGCACAGCAGAGTTGCGCCTTTCTGACGTAGTGCGTGGCCTAAAGGTGACCACCAAG CCTGTGAGCCAAGACGTTAATGCAAACATCTTGGAAAGTCCTGAAAGCAAACTAAATCCTGTGACTACGACTGCTAAACCTGCTGCGTCGTTCGTGCTACAAGTGGTGACTCCAGCAGTTTCAAG tGATTGTCCTCCAATAAAGGAAGGAGATAAAAATGAACCTTCTGTGCCAAAGGACATAATCCCATCCACACAACCTGTTTCTCCAACAACTTCAGAACACGCCCCCTCCACCTGCGGCCAGACTGTTCCTACATtgtctccctctttgtctcccccttctcctACATCTGAACCA GGCCTAAGAAAGCTCAGCTATGCAGAAGTGTGCCAAAAGCTGGCTAAGGACCCACCGCCAGCACCGGccccctctgcctcccctcctGCCTCTTCAGACAGCCAACCACTGCAAGAGCTCAAGGTCAACAGGGTTGAGGAGCCTCGGCCCAACTCCAAGCGCACTGCAGACAAAACGGAGAAACCTGGAGATAAACGGCCTCCTCGGCAACCATTACGCCCCTTTAGAGGGGCAACTGGCCAAGCTAGAGCTGGAGGTGCAGGGCTGAAGATTcgggagcagcagagaggcctGAATAGTGGCAAACGGTTTTCCCCACAGCGGGGAGCCAGGCGCAGCGGAAAGGAACAGAACATTCCCCCAAGATCCCCTAAATAA
- the larp4ab gene encoding la-related protein 4 isoform X1 produces MQVTTKGAGLNPNAKVWQEIPAQQNDIPGGTEDSPWLQSYPHTAEIHDGYSDSPSSGGKGYDTEYLDSTADTVPLPIGIVNEMEQPDLGYLVFDSHCEATIDNNMSKEEPVSEETLREALKKRLEFCFSRENLSKDLYLISQMDSDQFVPIWTIACMEDIKALTTDMDLILDVLRASPMVQVDTTGEKVRPNHSRCIIILREVAETTPVEEVEALFKSENCPKVLSVEFAHNSNWYITFQSDMDALQAYRYLREEVKMFQGKPIMARIKAINTFFGKNSFRSMDSSVYSSQPAQSQSQSQYGSPVYMQQMFNPQQQYPVYPVVSPSWNTSVMPYFETPLAPFPNSAYMNGYSTPGNYKANSNLINPLRPSSRNRNHVKGHPRSGGDVPSTLAQGPLLDSTSGPLSPQALQMSGTPTGTTPQSLASFNLKDTSPVATTPSGDLSGVGRGRRVSQRGMRRKREDEHTTRPVPVMEAKAPPPKFDLAASNFPPLPGSVVSMQEESTAELRLSDVVRGLKVTTKPVSQDVNANILESPESKLNPVTTTAKPAASFVLQVVTPAVSSDCPPIKEGDKNEPSVPKDIIPSTQPVSPTTSEHAPSTCGQTVPTLSPSLSPPSPTSEPGLRKLSYAEVCQKLAKDPPPAPAPSASPPASSDSQPLQELKVNRVEEPRPNSKRTADKTEKPGDKRPPRQPLRPFRGATGQARAGGAGLKIREQQRGLNSGKRFSPQRGARRSGKEQNIPPRSPK; encoded by the exons ATGCAGGTTACCACAAAGGGAGCGGGTTTGAACCCTAATGCCAAAGTTTGGCAAGAGATCCCTGCCCAACAGAATGACATCCCAGGAGGAACAGAGGATTCTCCGTGGCTGCAGTCGTACCCTCATACTGCTGAGATACATGATG GTTACTCAGACAGTCCCTCTTCAGGAGGTAAAGGATACGACACAGAGTACCTGGACAGCACTGCTGACACTGTACCTTTACCCATTGGCATTGTGAATGAAATGGAGCAGCCTGATTTGGGTTACTTAGTTTTTGACTCCCATTGTGAAGCTACCATTGATAATAACATGTCCAAGGAAGAACCAGTGTCTGAAGAGACTCTGAGGGAAGCTTTAAAGAAACGACTTGAGTTCTGCTTTTCAAG AGAGAACCTATCTAAGGACCTTTACCTGATATCCCAGATGGACAGTGATCAGTTTGTGCCTATCTGGACTATTGCGTGCATGGAGGACATCAAAGCCCTTACAACTGACATGGACCTCATTCTGGACGTACTGCGAG cttccCCCATGGTGCAAGTTGATACAACTGGTGAGAAGGTTCGGCCAAACCACAGTCGCTGCATTATTATTCTCAGAGAAGTGGCTGAGACTACCCCAGTTGAG GAAGTCGAGGCTCTTTTTAAGAGTGAAAACTGTCCAAAAGTATTGAGTGTGGAGTTTGCACACAACAGCAACTGGTATATAACATTTCAGTCAGATATGGATGCACTACAG GCTTACAGATACTTGAGAGAGGAGGTCAAAATGTTCCAGGGGAAACCAATCATG GCCCGCATTAAGGCCATTAACACGTTCTTTGGAAAGAATAGCTTCCGTAGCATGGATTCAAGTGTCTACTCGAGTCAGCCTGCCCAGTCACAGTCCCAGTCCCAGTATGGCTCTCCAGTCTACATGCAGCAGATGTTCAACCCTCAACAGCAGTATCCAGTTTATCCTGTAGTGTCTCCCTCCTGGAACACTTCAGTTATGCCATACTTTGAAACACCACTG GCGCCTTTCCCTAACTCTGCCTACATGAATGGCTACAGCACTCCCGGTAACTACAAAGCAAACTCAAACTTGATCAACCCTCTGCGCCCTAGTAGCAGGAACCG AAATCATGTTAAGGGACACCCAAGGTCTGGTGGTGATGTCCCTTCCACTTTGGCCCAAGGCCCTCTGTTGGATTCCACATCCGGTCCCTTGAGTCCTCAGGCTCTCCAAATGTCTGGGACACCGACTGGCACCACACCACAGTCTCTCGCCTCCTTCAACCTTAAAGACACTTCTCCAGTAGCCACCACACCCAGTGGGGATCTGAGTGGGGTTGGACGAGGAAG GAGAGTCAGCCAGAGAGGcatgaggagaaaaagagaagatgaaCACACCACG AGGCCTGTCCCAGTGATGGAGGCCAAGGCACCACCTCCTAAGTTTGACCTCGCTGCATCCAATTTTCCTCCTTTGCCGGGATCTGTGGTCAGTATGCAGGAAGAAAGCACAGCAGAGTTGCGCCTTTCTGACGTAGTGCGTGGCCTAAAGGTGACCACCAAG CCTGTGAGCCAAGACGTTAATGCAAACATCTTGGAAAGTCCTGAAAGCAAACTAAATCCTGTGACTACGACTGCTAAACCTGCTGCGTCGTTCGTGCTACAAGTGGTGACTCCAGCAGTTTCAAG tGATTGTCCTCCAATAAAGGAAGGAGATAAAAATGAACCTTCTGTGCCAAAGGACATAATCCCATCCACACAACCTGTTTCTCCAACAACTTCAGAACACGCCCCCTCCACCTGCGGCCAGACTGTTCCTACATtgtctccctctttgtctcccccttctcctACATCTGAACCA GGCCTAAGAAAGCTCAGCTATGCAGAAGTGTGCCAAAAGCTGGCTAAGGACCCACCGCCAGCACCGGccccctctgcctcccctcctGCCTCTTCAGACAGCCAACCACTGCAAGAGCTCAAGGTCAACAGGGTTGAGGAGCCTCGGCCCAACTCCAAGCGCACTGCAGACAAAACGGAGAAACCTGGAGATAAACGGCCTCCTCGGCAACCATTACGCCCCTTTAGAGGGGCAACTGGCCAAGCTAGAGCTGGAGGTGCAGGGCTGAAGATTcgggagcagcagagaggcctGAATAGTGGCAAACGGTTTTCCCCACAGCGGGGAGCCAGGCGCAGCGGAAAGGAACAGAACATTCCCCCAAGATCCCCTAAATAA
- the atf7b gene encoding cyclic AMP-dependent transcription factor ATF-7b isoform X3: MSEHLSEMGDDRPFVCTAPGCGQRFTNEDHLSVHKHKHEMTLKFGPARTDSVIIADQTPTPTRFLKNCEEVGLFNELATSFEQEFCKAQDDEQRTKHPAAPLQTPSEVKDDDEGPLQVDSSPPSSPESSSSMSDNSSDSRGRGKEILTKPVASSAPTPTIVRPGSLPLHLSSDPLHPTLPSPTSVITQAPPSNRQLGSPSSAYPLMRHLPNGQTVPLSPGPLQVTSVISLARPVNTVVPNIPGIPGPPVGGPSSASSSPSGYTLHSEAKMRLKAALTHQGPGSQDGAGGGSGSIPAVPQRQEQGQQPTQNSDAPSPAQPQVSPAQPTGGRRRRASEMDPDERRQRFLERNRAAASRCRQKRKLWVNSLEKKADDLANMNVSLTNEVTLLRNEVGQLKQLLLAHKDCPVTLMQKKAAFLG; this comes from the exons ATGTCGG aacatttGTCTGAGATGGGGGATGACCGGCCCTTTGTATGCACTGCACCTGGATGTGGGCAG AGATTCACAAATGAAGACCATCTGTCAGTCCACAAACACAAGCATGAAATGACGTTAAAATTTGGTCCTGCTAGGACAGACTCTGTCATTATTGCAG ACCAGACTCCCACACCCACACGCTTCCTGAAGAACTGTGAGGAAGTTGGTCTGTTCAATGAGTTGGCCACCTCCTTTGAACAGGAGTTTTGCAAAGCACAAGATGACGAGCAGCGGACAAAACACCCG GCTGCACCATTACAGACACCATCTGAAGTAAAAGATGACGACGAGGGTCCTTTACAAGTTgattcatctcctccttcaaGTCCTGAGTCCTCATCTAGCATGTCAGACAACAGCAGCGACTCGAGGGGGAGAGGCAAG GAGATCCTCACAAAGCCAGTGGCAAGCTCTGCTCCCACTCCAACTATTGTTCGTCCAGGTTCTTTACCACTTCACCTGAGCAGTGACCCACTACACCCGACTCTGCCATCTCCAACTTCTGTAATCACCCAAGCTCCACCCTCCAACAGACAGCTTGG CTCCCCCTCAAGTGCGTATCCCCTGATGAGGCACCTCCCTAATGGACAGACGGTCCCTCTCTCGCCTGGACCGCTGCAGGTTACTTCAGTTATATCT CTTGCGAGGCCAGTGAACACAGTCGTGCCTAACATCCCTGGGATACCAGGACCCCCTGTTGGCGGGCCGAGCAGCGCTTCATCCTCCCCATCTGGGTACACTCTGCACTCTGAAGCCAAGATG cgGCTGAAGGCAGCTCTAACTCATCAGGGCCCAGGATCACAAGATGGAGCTGGTGGGGGGTCGGGATCCATCCCTGCTGTCCCCCAGCGACAGGAACAGGGCCAGCAGCCCACTCAGAACTCTGATGCACCATCACCTGCCCAACCACAG GTGTCCCCTGCTCAGCCAACTGGGGGTCGGCGGCGGCGAGCATCAGAGATGGACCCCGATGAACGTAGGCAGCGTTTTCTTGAAAGGAACAGGGCTGCCGCCTCCCGCTGCAGGCAAAAACGAAAGCTGTGGGTTAACTCTTTGGAGAAGAAGGCAGATGATCTCGCCAACATGAATGTCTCCCTGACG AATGAAGTAACCCTACTCAGGAATGAGGTGGGACAACTGAAGCAGCTCCTCCTGGCCCATAAAGACTGTCCTGTCACTCTCATGCAGAAGAAGGCTGCTTTCTTAG GGTGA
- the atf7b gene encoding cyclic AMP-dependent transcription factor ATF-7b isoform X1, with amino-acid sequence MSEHLSEMGDDRPFVCTAPGCGQRFTNEDHLSVHKHKHEMTLKFGPARTDSVIIADQTPTPTRFLKNCEEVGLFNELATSFEQEFCKAQDDEQRTKHPAAPLQTPSEVKDDDEGPLQVDSSPPSSPESSSSMSDNSSDSRGRGKEILTKPVASSAPTPTIVRPGSLPLHLSSDPLHPTLPSPTSVITQAPPSNRQLGSPSSAYPLMRHLPNGQTVPLSPGPLQVTSVISLARPVNTVVPNIPGIPGPPVGGPSSASSSPSGYTLHSEAKMRLKAALTHQGPGSQDGAGGGSGSIPAVPQRQEQGQQPTQNSDAPSPAQPQVSPAQPTGGRRRRASEMDPDERRQRFLERNRAAASRCRQKRKLWVNSLEKKADDLANMNVSLTNEVTLLRNEVGQLKQLLLAHKDCPVTLMQKKAAFLAAGGEETSRDTSTEPIGSPAAVIQHGPSTPASALSPGATINGLSVRAAEAVAMSVLAGMGSGQPGSVVMATHSPSAQR; translated from the exons ATGTCGG aacatttGTCTGAGATGGGGGATGACCGGCCCTTTGTATGCACTGCACCTGGATGTGGGCAG AGATTCACAAATGAAGACCATCTGTCAGTCCACAAACACAAGCATGAAATGACGTTAAAATTTGGTCCTGCTAGGACAGACTCTGTCATTATTGCAG ACCAGACTCCCACACCCACACGCTTCCTGAAGAACTGTGAGGAAGTTGGTCTGTTCAATGAGTTGGCCACCTCCTTTGAACAGGAGTTTTGCAAAGCACAAGATGACGAGCAGCGGACAAAACACCCG GCTGCACCATTACAGACACCATCTGAAGTAAAAGATGACGACGAGGGTCCTTTACAAGTTgattcatctcctccttcaaGTCCTGAGTCCTCATCTAGCATGTCAGACAACAGCAGCGACTCGAGGGGGAGAGGCAAG GAGATCCTCACAAAGCCAGTGGCAAGCTCTGCTCCCACTCCAACTATTGTTCGTCCAGGTTCTTTACCACTTCACCTGAGCAGTGACCCACTACACCCGACTCTGCCATCTCCAACTTCTGTAATCACCCAAGCTCCACCCTCCAACAGACAGCTTGG CTCCCCCTCAAGTGCGTATCCCCTGATGAGGCACCTCCCTAATGGACAGACGGTCCCTCTCTCGCCTGGACCGCTGCAGGTTACTTCAGTTATATCT CTTGCGAGGCCAGTGAACACAGTCGTGCCTAACATCCCTGGGATACCAGGACCCCCTGTTGGCGGGCCGAGCAGCGCTTCATCCTCCCCATCTGGGTACACTCTGCACTCTGAAGCCAAGATG cgGCTGAAGGCAGCTCTAACTCATCAGGGCCCAGGATCACAAGATGGAGCTGGTGGGGGGTCGGGATCCATCCCTGCTGTCCCCCAGCGACAGGAACAGGGCCAGCAGCCCACTCAGAACTCTGATGCACCATCACCTGCCCAACCACAG GTGTCCCCTGCTCAGCCAACTGGGGGTCGGCGGCGGCGAGCATCAGAGATGGACCCCGATGAACGTAGGCAGCGTTTTCTTGAAAGGAACAGGGCTGCCGCCTCCCGCTGCAGGCAAAAACGAAAGCTGTGGGTTAACTCTTTGGAGAAGAAGGCAGATGATCTCGCCAACATGAATGTCTCCCTGACG AATGAAGTAACCCTACTCAGGAATGAGGTGGGACAACTGAAGCAGCTCCTCCTGGCCCATAAAGACTGTCCTGTCACTCTCATGCAGAAGAAGGCTGCTTTCTTAG ctgcaggaggagaggaaaccTCCAGGGATACTTCCACTGAACCCATTGGCTCACCAGCTGCAGTTATTCAGCACGGGCCATCGACCCCAGCCTCGGCGTTGAGTCCGGGAGCCACCATCAACGGGCTGAGCGTCCGCGCTGCGGAGGCGGTGGCCATGTCGGTCTTGGCTGGCATGGGATCAGGTCAACCTGGATCGGTTGTTATGGCGACGCACTCACCATCCGCCCAGAGATGA
- the atf7b gene encoding cyclic AMP-dependent transcription factor ATF-7b isoform X2: protein MGDDRPFVCTAPGCGQRFTNEDHLSVHKHKHEMTLKFGPARTDSVIIADQTPTPTRFLKNCEEVGLFNELATSFEQEFCKAQDDEQRTKHPAAPLQTPSEVKDDDEGPLQVDSSPPSSPESSSSMSDNSSDSRGRGKEILTKPVASSAPTPTIVRPGSLPLHLSSDPLHPTLPSPTSVITQAPPSNRQLGSPSSAYPLMRHLPNGQTVPLSPGPLQVTSVISLARPVNTVVPNIPGIPGPPVGGPSSASSSPSGYTLHSEAKMRLKAALTHQGPGSQDGAGGGSGSIPAVPQRQEQGQQPTQNSDAPSPAQPQVSPAQPTGGRRRRASEMDPDERRQRFLERNRAAASRCRQKRKLWVNSLEKKADDLANMNVSLTNEVTLLRNEVGQLKQLLLAHKDCPVTLMQKKAAFLAAGGEETSRDTSTEPIGSPAAVIQHGPSTPASALSPGATINGLSVRAAEAVAMSVLAGMGSGQPGSVVMATHSPSAQR, encoded by the exons ATGGGGGATGACCGGCCCTTTGTATGCACTGCACCTGGATGTGGGCAG AGATTCACAAATGAAGACCATCTGTCAGTCCACAAACACAAGCATGAAATGACGTTAAAATTTGGTCCTGCTAGGACAGACTCTGTCATTATTGCAG ACCAGACTCCCACACCCACACGCTTCCTGAAGAACTGTGAGGAAGTTGGTCTGTTCAATGAGTTGGCCACCTCCTTTGAACAGGAGTTTTGCAAAGCACAAGATGACGAGCAGCGGACAAAACACCCG GCTGCACCATTACAGACACCATCTGAAGTAAAAGATGACGACGAGGGTCCTTTACAAGTTgattcatctcctccttcaaGTCCTGAGTCCTCATCTAGCATGTCAGACAACAGCAGCGACTCGAGGGGGAGAGGCAAG GAGATCCTCACAAAGCCAGTGGCAAGCTCTGCTCCCACTCCAACTATTGTTCGTCCAGGTTCTTTACCACTTCACCTGAGCAGTGACCCACTACACCCGACTCTGCCATCTCCAACTTCTGTAATCACCCAAGCTCCACCCTCCAACAGACAGCTTGG CTCCCCCTCAAGTGCGTATCCCCTGATGAGGCACCTCCCTAATGGACAGACGGTCCCTCTCTCGCCTGGACCGCTGCAGGTTACTTCAGTTATATCT CTTGCGAGGCCAGTGAACACAGTCGTGCCTAACATCCCTGGGATACCAGGACCCCCTGTTGGCGGGCCGAGCAGCGCTTCATCCTCCCCATCTGGGTACACTCTGCACTCTGAAGCCAAGATG cgGCTGAAGGCAGCTCTAACTCATCAGGGCCCAGGATCACAAGATGGAGCTGGTGGGGGGTCGGGATCCATCCCTGCTGTCCCCCAGCGACAGGAACAGGGCCAGCAGCCCACTCAGAACTCTGATGCACCATCACCTGCCCAACCACAG GTGTCCCCTGCTCAGCCAACTGGGGGTCGGCGGCGGCGAGCATCAGAGATGGACCCCGATGAACGTAGGCAGCGTTTTCTTGAAAGGAACAGGGCTGCCGCCTCCCGCTGCAGGCAAAAACGAAAGCTGTGGGTTAACTCTTTGGAGAAGAAGGCAGATGATCTCGCCAACATGAATGTCTCCCTGACG AATGAAGTAACCCTACTCAGGAATGAGGTGGGACAACTGAAGCAGCTCCTCCTGGCCCATAAAGACTGTCCTGTCACTCTCATGCAGAAGAAGGCTGCTTTCTTAG ctgcaggaggagaggaaaccTCCAGGGATACTTCCACTGAACCCATTGGCTCACCAGCTGCAGTTATTCAGCACGGGCCATCGACCCCAGCCTCGGCGTTGAGTCCGGGAGCCACCATCAACGGGCTGAGCGTCCGCGCTGCGGAGGCGGTGGCCATGTCGGTCTTGGCTGGCATGGGATCAGGTCAACCTGGATCGGTTGTTATGGCGACGCACTCACCATCCGCCCAGAGATGA